From Streptomyces sp. NBC_01460, a single genomic window includes:
- the pyrR gene encoding bifunctional pyr operon transcriptional regulator/uracil phosphoribosyltransferase PyrR codes for MDAQHDHTGNAARPVLEAPDIARALTRIAHEIVERAKGADDVVLLGIPTRGVFLARRLAGKLEEITGRKTPVGSLDITMYRDDLRMRPARALGRTEIPGEGIEGSLVVLVDDVLFSGRTIRAALDALGDIGRPRAVQLAVLVDRGHRELPIRADYVGKNLPTSLRETVRVQLAEEDGRDAVLLGVKQTVPAAEQ; via the coding sequence ATGGACGCACAGCATGACCACACCGGCAATGCGGCACGCCCCGTTCTCGAGGCTCCCGACATCGCCCGGGCACTGACCCGAATCGCCCACGAGATCGTCGAACGCGCCAAGGGCGCCGACGACGTGGTGCTTCTCGGCATCCCGACACGCGGGGTCTTCCTCGCCCGTCGGCTCGCCGGAAAACTCGAAGAGATCACCGGCCGGAAGACGCCGGTCGGGTCACTCGACATCACGATGTACCGCGACGACCTCCGGATGCGCCCCGCGCGCGCCCTGGGACGCACGGAGATCCCCGGTGAGGGCATCGAGGGCAGTCTCGTCGTGCTGGTCGACGACGTGCTCTTCTCCGGCCGCACGATCCGCGCCGCACTCGACGCGCTCGGCGACATCGGCCGGCCCCGTGCCGTGCAGCTCGCCGTCCTCGTCGACCGCGGCCACCGGGAGCTCCCGATCCGCGCCGACTACGTCGGCAAGAACCTCCCCACGTCGTTGCGGGAGACGGTCAGGGTCCAGCTCGCCGAGGAGGACGGCCGCGACGCCGTGCTGCTCGGCGTCAAGCAGACCGTCCCGGCAGCCGAGCAGTAG
- the bldD gene encoding transcriptional regulator BldD, protein MSSEYAKQLGAKLRAIRTQQGLSLHGVEEKSQGRWKAVVVGSYERGDRAVTVQRLAELADFYGVPVQELLPGTTPGGAAEPPPKLVLDLERLAHVPPEKAGPLQRYAATIQSQRGDYNGKVLSIRQDDLRTLAVIYDQSPSVLTEQLISWGVLDADARRAVAHDEG, encoded by the coding sequence ATGTCCAGCGAATACGCAAAGCAGCTCGGGGCCAAGCTCCGCGCCATCCGCACCCAGCAGGGCCTCTCCCTCCACGGCGTGGAGGAGAAGTCGCAGGGCCGCTGGAAGGCCGTCGTGGTCGGTTCCTACGAGCGCGGCGACCGCGCCGTGACCGTGCAGCGCCTTGCCGAGCTGGCCGACTTCTACGGCGTCCCGGTGCAGGAGCTCCTGCCCGGCACGACCCCCGGCGGTGCCGCCGAGCCGCCGCCGAAGCTGGTCCTCGACCTCGAGCGCCTCGCCCACGTGCCGCCGGAGAAGGCCGGACCGCTGCAGCGTTACGCGGCGACGATCCAGAGCCAGCGCGGCGACTACAACGGCAAGGTGCTCTCGATCCGCCAGGACGACCTGCGGACCCTCGCCGTGATCTACGACCAGTCGCCGTCCGTGCTCACGGAGCAGCTGATCAGCTGGGGCGTCCTGGACGCCGACGCGCGCCGCGCCGTGGCGCACGACGAGGGCTGA
- the nusB gene encoding transcription antitermination factor NusB — MAARNKARKRAFQILFEADQRGESVQTVLADWVRLSRTDDRQPPVGEFTMELVEGYAQYADRIDDLIVTYAVDWEIDRMPVVDRSILRLGAYELIWMDSTPDAVVIDEAVQLAKEFSTDDSPAFVNGLLARFKDLKPNLRREQ, encoded by the coding sequence GTGGCTGCCCGGAACAAGGCCCGCAAGCGCGCCTTCCAGATCCTCTTCGAGGCCGACCAGCGCGGTGAGTCCGTGCAGACGGTCCTCGCGGACTGGGTACGGCTCTCGCGGACCGACGACCGCCAGCCGCCGGTCGGTGAATTCACGATGGAGCTGGTCGAGGGGTACGCCCAGTACGCCGACCGGATCGACGACCTCATCGTCACCTACGCCGTGGACTGGGAGATCGACCGCATGCCGGTCGTCGACCGGAGCATCCTGCGGCTCGGTGCGTACGAGCTGATCTGGATGGACTCGACCCCGGACGCCGTCGTCATCGACGAGGCGGTCCAGCTCGCCAAGGAGTTCTCCACGGACGACTCCCCGGCCTTCGTGAACGGCCTGCTGGCCCGGTTCAAGGACCTCAAGCCGAACCTCCGCCGGGAGCAGTAG
- the efp gene encoding elongation factor P, whose translation MASTNDLKNGLVLKLDGGQLWSVVEFQHVKPGKGPAFVRTKLKNVLSGKVVDKTFNAGVKVETATIDRRDMQFSYMDGEYFVFMDMSTYDQLMVDRKAVGDAANFLIEGFTASVAQHEGEVLYVELPAAVELTIQHTDPGVQGDRSTGGSKPATLETGYEIGVPLFITTGEKIKVDTRTGDYLGRVNS comes from the coding sequence GTGGCTTCCACGAACGACCTCAAGAACGGCCTGGTGCTCAAGCTCGACGGAGGCCAGCTCTGGTCCGTCGTCGAGTTCCAGCACGTCAAGCCCGGTAAGGGCCCTGCCTTCGTGCGCACCAAGCTCAAGAACGTGCTCTCCGGCAAGGTCGTCGACAAGACGTTCAACGCCGGCGTGAAGGTCGAGACGGCCACCATCGACCGCCGCGACATGCAGTTCTCGTACATGGACGGCGAGTACTTCGTCTTCATGGACATGAGCACGTACGACCAGCTCATGGTCGACCGCAAGGCCGTCGGCGACGCCGCCAACTTCCTGATCGAGGGCTTCACCGCCTCGGTCGCGCAGCACGAGGGCGAGGTGCTCTACGTCGAGCTGCCCGCCGCCGTCGAGCTGACCATCCAGCACACCGACCCCGGTGTCCAGGGCGACCGCTCCACCGGTGGCAGCAAGCCCGCCACCCTGGAGACCGGTTACGAGATCGGCGTGCCGCTCTTCATCACCACCGGCGAGAAGATCAAGGTCGACACCCGTACGGGCGACTACCTCGGCCGGGTGAACAGCTAA
- a CDS encoding aminopeptidase P family protein: protein MSEVYAVRRGLLRDRYAAAGSAAALVSRPANVRYLAGGAPPGAVLLLGPGEDVLLCPRAPTGDPAHGRPDEQLRLTVLPDADGDPVVAAAGLAGGLHADSLAVEEHDLTVSRHRAMSAVAPRLRLGDLGSTVEQLRLVKDEEEIACLRIAAEITDQALGELLESILVGRTERHLALELERRLVDHGADGPAFATSVGTGPHSGLGRHRPTDRRVEEGDFLSVCLGANYRGYRCEIGRTFVIGTSPAQWQIELYDLVFAAQRAGREALVPGAAYRDVDRAARHLLDSAGYADGLQASTGHGVGLEIDEDPQLAPTAMGKLDACVPVTVEPGVHLPGRGGVRIDDTLVVRPEADGGPELLTITTKELLAL, encoded by the coding sequence ATGTCAGAGGTGTACGCCGTACGACGCGGGCTGCTGCGTGACCGGTACGCCGCCGCCGGATCCGCGGCCGCACTGGTCTCCCGCCCCGCCAACGTCCGCTATCTCGCGGGTGGGGCCCCGCCGGGCGCCGTGCTGCTGCTCGGCCCCGGCGAGGACGTCCTGCTCTGCCCCCGCGCGCCGACCGGGGACCCCGCCCACGGGCGCCCCGACGAGCAGCTGCGGCTGACCGTCCTGCCCGATGCCGACGGCGACCCGGTCGTCGCCGCGGCGGGTCTCGCCGGCGGCCTGCACGCCGACTCCCTGGCCGTCGAGGAACACGACCTGACGGTCTCCCGCCACCGCGCCATGAGCGCCGTCGCCCCGCGCCTGCGCCTCGGCGACCTCGGCAGCACCGTGGAACAGCTGCGCCTGGTGAAGGACGAGGAGGAGATCGCCTGCCTGCGGATCGCCGCGGAGATCACCGACCAGGCGCTCGGCGAACTCCTCGAATCGATCCTCGTGGGACGCACCGAACGCCACCTGGCCCTGGAGCTGGAGCGCCGGCTCGTGGACCACGGTGCCGACGGCCCGGCTTTCGCCACCTCCGTGGGGACGGGCCCCCACTCGGGGCTGGGCCGCCACCGGCCCACCGATCGCAGGGTCGAGGAAGGTGATTTCCTCTCCGTCTGCCTCGGGGCGAACTACCGCGGATACCGCTGCGAGATCGGCCGGACGTTCGTCATCGGGACCAGCCCCGCCCAGTGGCAGATCGAGCTCTACGACCTCGTTTTCGCCGCTCAGCGGGCCGGACGTGAGGCCCTCGTCCCCGGTGCCGCCTACCGCGACGTGGACCGCGCGGCCCGCCATCTCCTGGACTCCGCGGGCTACGCGGACGGCCTCCAGGCCTCCACCGGGCACGGGGTCGGACTGGAAATCGACGAGGACCCGCAGTTGGCACCGACAGCCATGGGTAAACTGGACGCTTGTGTGCCGGTCACCGTCGAACCGGGGGTCCACCTCCCGGGCCGGGGCGGTGTCCGGATCGATGACACGCTCGTCGTGCGCCCTGAGGCGGACGGCGGACCCGAGCTACTCACCATTACGACCAAGGAGCTGCTCGCGCTCTAG
- a CDS encoding Pro-rich N-terminal domain-containing protein — MQHAVGAPLPPPQGPGIGPWTHQAQHSGRPGQAGPPPPPAAPGYRPGAPQHAPVAPGPQPPAPQHAPVPPSRETTGHVQLPPGGPVPLPAPPAEPGTGAATLAVLLIGPAGAGKTTVAKLWAARRRVPTAHVSLDDVREWVCSGFADPQAGWNDHSEAQYRLARRTCGFAARNFLANGISCILDDAVFPDRPVVGLGGWKRHVGPGLLPVVLLPGLEVVLERNAARSGNRRLSDEEVARIHGRMAGWYGSGLPIIDNSTYDVETTARVLDDVLARSIASPPAW; from the coding sequence ATGCAGCACGCAGTGGGGGCCCCGCTGCCTCCGCCCCAGGGCCCGGGCATCGGACCGTGGACGCACCAGGCCCAGCACTCGGGCCGACCGGGCCAGGCGGGGCCACCGCCCCCTCCCGCGGCGCCGGGGTACCGGCCCGGCGCGCCCCAGCACGCCCCCGTGGCGCCGGGACCCCAGCCCCCCGCCCCGCAGCACGCCCCGGTGCCGCCCTCCCGGGAGACCACCGGGCACGTCCAGCTCCCGCCCGGGGGGCCCGTCCCGCTGCCGGCGCCGCCCGCGGAGCCGGGTACCGGAGCCGCGACGCTGGCCGTGCTGCTGATCGGCCCCGCCGGAGCGGGCAAGACCACGGTCGCCAAGCTCTGGGCCGCCCGGCGCCGGGTGCCCACCGCTCACGTGTCCCTCGACGACGTCCGCGAATGGGTCTGCTCCGGATTCGCCGACCCGCAGGCCGGATGGAACGACCACTCCGAGGCCCAGTACCGCCTGGCCCGGCGCACCTGTGGCTTCGCCGCCCGCAATTTCCTGGCCAACGGCATCTCCTGCATCCTCGACGACGCGGTCTTCCCCGACCGGCCCGTCGTCGGACTCGGAGGCTGGAAGCGGCACGTCGGCCCCGGGCTGCTCCCCGTGGTCCTCCTGCCCGGCCTGGAGGTCGTCCTGGAGCGCAACGCCGCCCGCAGCGGGAACCGCAGGCTCTCCGACGAGGAAGTGGCCCGGATCCACGGGCGGATGGCCGGCTGGTACGGCTCCGGCCTGCCGATCATCGACAACTCCACCTACGACGTCGAGACGACCGCCCGGGTCCTCGACGACGTCCTGGCCCGCTCCATAGCCAGCCCGCCCGCCTGGTAG
- a CDS encoding type II 3-dehydroquinate dehydratase, which yields MTARRVLVLNGPNLGRLGSREPDVYGATSYAGLVDTCQAVGKELGFDVEVRETNDEGELIRWLHEAADGSIPVVLNPGAFTHYSYGMRDAASQRTAALIEVHISNPYAREEFRHTSVVAPVATGTVAGFGIGSYRLALRALADELTD from the coding sequence GTGACGGCCCGTCGGGTCCTCGTGCTCAACGGCCCGAACCTCGGACGTCTCGGCTCCCGTGAGCCCGACGTCTACGGGGCGACGTCCTACGCCGGTCTCGTCGACACCTGCCAGGCCGTCGGCAAGGAGCTCGGCTTCGACGTCGAGGTCCGGGAGACCAACGACGAGGGCGAGCTGATCCGCTGGCTCCACGAGGCGGCGGACGGTTCGATCCCGGTCGTCCTCAACCCGGGCGCCTTCACGCACTACTCGTACGGGATGCGCGACGCGGCGTCCCAGCGCACCGCCGCGCTGATCGAGGTGCACATCTCGAATCCGTACGCGCGCGAGGAGTTCCGCCACACCTCCGTGGTCGCCCCGGTGGCCACCGGCACGGTGGCAGGGTTCGGGATCGGCTCCTACCGGCTCGCCCTGCGCGCCCTGGCCGACGAACTGACGGACTGA
- the aroB gene encoding 3-dehydroquinate synthase, with protein sequence MSGPLIVLVGPMGVGKSTVGELLAERLGTTYRDTDADVVAAAGKSIPEIFFDEGEERFRAMEREAVRESLTEHPGVLALGGGAVLDRSTRALLAGHRVVYLSMDVDEAVKRVGLNTARPLLAVNPRRQWRELMDARRHLYDDVADVTVTTDARTPEEVAQAVLDATELPERTAGAVPSGRETTRMSEQGTTRIQIAGTAGTEAYEVLVGRQLLGELPNLIGDRAKRVAVLHPEALAETGEAVRGDLAAQGYEAIAIQLPNAEEAKTVEVAAYCWKALGQTGFTRTDVIVGVGGGATTDVAGFVAASWLRGVRWIAVPTTVLAMVDAAVGGKTGINTAEGKNLVGAFHPPAGVLCDLAALDSLPVNDYVSGMAEIIKAGFIADPAILDLVEADPQGARTPAGPHTAELIERSIRVKAEVVSSDLKESGLREILNYGHTLAHAIEKNERYKWRHGAAVSVGMVFAAELGRLAGRLDDATADRHRAVLESVGLPLTYRGDQWPKLLENMKVDKKSRGDLLRFIVLDGIGKPTVLEGPDPAVLLAAYGEVSA encoded by the coding sequence CCCATGGGGGTCGGCAAGTCCACGGTGGGGGAGCTGCTCGCGGAGCGGCTCGGCACCACCTACCGGGACACGGACGCAGACGTCGTGGCCGCCGCGGGCAAGTCGATCCCCGAGATCTTCTTCGACGAGGGCGAGGAGCGCTTCCGGGCCATGGAGCGCGAAGCCGTGCGGGAGTCCCTCACCGAGCACCCGGGTGTCCTCGCGCTCGGCGGCGGGGCCGTCCTCGACAGGTCGACCCGCGCGCTGCTCGCCGGTCACCGGGTCGTCTACCTCTCGATGGACGTGGACGAGGCGGTCAAGCGGGTCGGTCTGAACACCGCCCGCCCCCTGCTCGCCGTCAACCCGCGACGTCAGTGGCGCGAACTCATGGACGCCCGGCGCCATCTGTACGACGACGTGGCGGATGTGACCGTCACGACCGACGCACGCACCCCCGAAGAGGTCGCCCAGGCGGTCCTCGACGCAACGGAACTGCCGGAGCGCACGGCCGGGGCCGTGCCGTCCGGCCGGGAGACCACACGCATGAGCGAGCAGGGCACCACGCGCATCCAGATCGCCGGCACGGCAGGCACCGAGGCCTACGAAGTGCTCGTCGGCCGCCAGCTCCTCGGCGAGCTGCCGAACCTCATCGGCGACCGTGCCAAGCGGGTCGCCGTCCTCCACCCCGAGGCGCTCGCCGAGACCGGTGAGGCGGTTCGCGGGGACCTCGCCGCCCAGGGCTACGAGGCCATCGCGATCCAGCTGCCGAACGCGGAGGAGGCCAAGACCGTCGAGGTCGCCGCCTACTGCTGGAAGGCGCTCGGCCAGACCGGTTTCACCCGCACCGACGTCATCGTCGGCGTCGGCGGCGGCGCCACCACGGACGTCGCCGGGTTCGTCGCCGCGTCCTGGCTGCGCGGGGTGCGCTGGATCGCCGTACCGACGACCGTGCTCGCCATGGTCGACGCGGCCGTCGGCGGCAAGACCGGCATCAACACCGCCGAGGGCAAGAACCTCGTGGGCGCCTTCCACCCGCCGGCCGGAGTCCTCTGCGACCTGGCCGCCCTGGACTCGCTGCCGGTCAACGACTACGTCTCCGGCATGGCCGAGATCATCAAGGCCGGTTTCATCGCCGACCCGGCCATCCTCGACCTCGTCGAGGCCGACCCGCAGGGCGCCCGCACGCCCGCCGGGCCGCACACCGCGGAGCTGATCGAGCGTTCCATCCGGGTCAAGGCCGAGGTCGTCTCCAGCGACCTCAAGGAGTCCGGTCTCCGGGAGATCCTCAACTACGGGCACACCCTGGCGCACGCCATCGAGAAGAACGAGCGCTACAAGTGGCGCCACGGCGCGGCCGTCTCGGTCGGCATGGTCTTCGCGGCGGAGCTCGGCCGGCTCGCCGGACGCCTCGACGACGCGACCGCCGACCGGCACCGTGCCGTCCTGGAGTCCGTCGGACTGCCGCTCACCTACCGCGGTGACCAGTGGCCGAAGCTCCTGGAGAACATGAAGGTCGACAAGAAGTCCCGCGGCGACCTGCTGCGCTTCATCGTCCTGGACGGCATCGGGAAGCCCACCGTGCTGGAGGGCCCCGACCCGGCCGTCCTGCTCGCCGCCTACGGGGAGGTCTCCGCGTGA